In the Enterococcus saigonensis genome, one interval contains:
- a CDS encoding transporter substrate-binding domain-containing protein gives MKKIFSFVFGFATVLFLLSGCGKSVADQDISKVSKENNQIIWGVKYDTRLFGMMDVTTNDVKGFDIDIARAITEKILGRDGNAIFVEVTSKTRIPLLKNGNIDAIIATMTITEERKKQVNFSQVYFDAGQSLLVPKDSKITDVDSLTGNDTVLAVKGSTSAVNIRQHAPDAKILELENYAEAFTALQSGQGDAMTTDNAILLGMASENKNYKLTGSTFTQEPYGIAINKGQDNFLKEVNKALDEMHQDGTYDEIYNKWFPNDNTGKVK, from the coding sequence ATGAAAAAAATCTTTTCATTTGTATTTGGTTTTGCAACGGTGCTGTTTTTACTAAGTGGTTGTGGTAAAAGCGTTGCAGACCAAGATATTTCAAAAGTTAGTAAAGAAAACAATCAAATCATTTGGGGCGTAAAATACGATACCCGTTTGTTTGGCATGATGGATGTCACAACTAATGATGTAAAAGGTTTTGATATTGATATTGCGCGGGCCATTACAGAAAAAATTCTTGGTCGTGATGGGAATGCAATTTTTGTTGAAGTAACTTCTAAGACGCGAATTCCATTGTTAAAAAACGGAAATATCGATGCCATAATTGCGACTATGACCATTACAGAAGAGAGAAAAAAACAAGTGAATTTTTCACAAGTTTATTTTGATGCTGGTCAGTCACTGTTAGTACCAAAGGATAGTAAAATTACCGATGTTGATAGTTTAACAGGAAATGATACTGTTCTGGCCGTTAAAGGATCAACTTCTGCAGTCAATATTCGGCAACATGCACCAGATGCTAAGATTTTAGAGTTGGAAAATTATGCTGAAGCTTTTACTGCTTTACAGTCTGGCCAAGGAGATGCTATGACGACTGATAATGCAATTTTATTAGGAATGGCTTCAGAGAATAAAAACTATAAATTGACCGGAAGTACGTTTACACAAGAGCCATATGGTATTGCCATTAATAAAGGGCAAGATAACTTTTTAAAAGAAGTAAATAAAGCCTTAGATGAAATGCACCAAGATGGTACGTATGATGAAATATATAATAAATGGTTCCCAAATGATAATACTGGGAAAGTAAAATAA
- a CDS encoding amino acid ABC transporter ATP-binding protein, giving the protein MSMIEFQNVEKYYGKFHALKNINLNFEKGEVVVVIGPSGSGKSTMLRCINGLESISSGHLLINDQDLYSKNIKLTEIRKNIGMVFQHFNLYPNKTVLENITLAPIKVLKQNEQDAIALAERLLDRVGMLDKKDSYPSMLSGGQQQRVAIARGLAMQPQMLLFDEPTSALDPEMIGDVLNVMKKIAKDGMSMIVVTHEMGFAKEVADRVVFMADGEVVEESRDVENFFNNPQTDRAKQFISKVINH; this is encoded by the coding sequence ATGTCTATGATCGAATTTCAAAACGTAGAAAAATACTACGGTAAATTCCATGCGCTAAAAAATATTAATTTAAATTTCGAAAAAGGGGAAGTAGTCGTAGTAATCGGACCGTCTGGATCCGGTAAAAGTACGATGTTACGCTGTATCAATGGTTTGGAAAGCATTTCTTCCGGTCATTTATTAATTAATGATCAGGATCTTTACAGTAAAAATATCAAATTAACGGAGATTAGAAAAAACATTGGGATGGTGTTTCAGCACTTTAACTTATATCCTAATAAAACAGTGTTAGAAAATATTACATTGGCTCCAATTAAAGTTTTGAAACAAAATGAACAGGATGCAATTGCTTTAGCAGAGCGTTTGTTAGATCGTGTAGGCATGCTAGACAAAAAAGATTCTTATCCTTCTATGCTATCTGGCGGTCAACAACAACGGGTTGCTATTGCTCGCGGTCTAGCGATGCAACCACAAATGCTTTTGTTTGATGAACCAACTTCAGCATTAGATCCTGAAATGATTGGAGATGTTTTAAACGTAATGAAAAAGATTGCCAAAGACGGTATGTCCATGATTGTAGTTACTCATGAAATGGGTTTTGCCAAAGAGGTGGCTGACCGTGTTGTCTTTATGGCTGACGGAGAAGTGGTAGAAGAAAGTCGGGATGTGGAGAATTTCTTTAACAATCCACAGACAGATCGGGCAAAACAATTTATTAGTAAAGTAATTAATCATTAA
- the trpS gene encoding tryptophan--tRNA ligase produces the protein MKNTILTGDRPTGRLHLGHYVGSLKKRVEMQADSNNDLYIMIADMQALTDNAKNPEKVSSNVLEVALDYLAVGLNPNKSTLFIQSQIPQLAELTMYFLNLVSVGRVRRNPTVKSEIEQKNFGEGVPTGFFIYPVSQAADITAFKANLVPVGEDQKPMLEQTQEIVHSFNNTYRPVLVEPKAVLPPKGMGRLPGIDGNGKMSKSLGNGIYIADSADVVKKKVMSMYTDPNHIHVEDPGQVEGNMVFTYLDVFGTDKKYITELKEHYRHGGLGDVKIKRYLIDVLEAEFAPIRTRREELAKDPSAIMEILNKGSKQAEAVAAQTLAEVKKAMGIAYFN, from the coding sequence TTGAAAAATACCATTTTAACAGGGGATCGCCCCACAGGACGACTACATTTAGGTCATTATGTCGGTTCGCTAAAAAAAAGAGTAGAAATGCAGGCAGATTCAAATAATGACCTTTACATTATGATTGCAGACATGCAAGCCTTAACGGATAACGCTAAAAATCCGGAAAAAGTATCTTCTAATGTTTTAGAAGTTGCCCTGGATTATTTGGCAGTTGGCTTAAATCCAAATAAATCAACCCTCTTTATTCAATCGCAAATCCCACAATTGGCAGAATTGACGATGTACTTTTTAAATCTCGTTTCAGTCGGTCGCGTTCGCCGCAATCCAACTGTTAAAAGCGAAATTGAACAAAAAAACTTTGGAGAAGGTGTGCCAACAGGATTTTTCATTTACCCAGTTTCTCAAGCAGCTGACATTACGGCTTTTAAAGCGAATCTGGTTCCTGTTGGAGAAGATCAAAAACCCATGTTGGAGCAAACACAAGAAATTGTCCACAGCTTTAACAATACGTATCGTCCTGTTTTAGTTGAACCAAAAGCAGTGTTACCACCCAAAGGAATGGGACGTTTACCAGGAATTGACGGGAATGGTAAAATGAGTAAATCTTTAGGTAACGGTATTTATATCGCAGATTCTGCTGATGTAGTCAAAAAAAAGGTCATGAGTATGTATACAGATCCTAATCACATTCACGTGGAAGATCCTGGCCAAGTTGAAGGGAACATGGTTTTTACTTATTTAGATGTCTTTGGTACAGATAAAAAGTACATTACTGAATTAAAGGAACACTATCGTCATGGAGGGTTAGGCGATGTTAAAATCAAACGCTATTTGATTGATGTTTTGGAAGCTGAATTTGCCCCAATCCGCACCCGTCGTGAAGAATTGGCAAAAGATCCTTCTGCGATTATGGAAATTTTAAATAAAGGTTCTAAACAAGCAGAAGCAGTTGCCGCCCAAACACTGGCTGAAGTAAAAAAAGCTATGGGCATCGCTTATTTTAATTAA
- a CDS encoding YoaK family protein — MKDTDYPLHERLTIGVFLAASTGGLDAYTYLFHGEVFAGLQTGNFILLGLNLGCGNFRTALRFIIPIGAFFIGSVATRFLQRQLTDEPYLRRRKKIVLTIEISLMLTTALLSPYISHKLASALLSFVAAAQLQEFRKFHGEPFTSLMMTGNLRTLGEKAWDAFVHYDIKARTKFTDTAIVILSFIFGAVLTSFFGNIFHTATIVLSAVFLTISLFILHTKKN; from the coding sequence TTGAAGGATACAGATTATCCCTTGCATGAACGCTTAACTATTGGAGTTTTTTTGGCCGCATCAACTGGCGGATTAGACGCCTACACCTATCTTTTTCATGGTGAAGTTTTTGCTGGTTTGCAAACTGGGAATTTTATTTTGCTTGGTTTAAATTTGGGATGTGGCAATTTTAGGACTGCACTTCGATTTATCATACCAATTGGTGCCTTTTTTATCGGTAGTGTTGCCACGCGTTTTTTACAGCGTCAGCTAACAGATGAACCTTATTTGCGCAGACGAAAAAAAATAGTGTTGACCATTGAAATTTCTTTGATGCTAACAACTGCTCTTTTATCCCCTTACATTTCCCATAAACTAGCAAGTGCACTACTGTCTTTTGTCGCAGCAGCCCAGTTACAAGAATTTCGCAAGTTCCATGGTGAACCCTTTACCTCTTTAATGATGACAGGAAACTTACGTACTTTAGGAGAAAAGGCGTGGGATGCTTTTGTTCACTACGACATAAAAGCACGAACTAAATTTACAGACACTGCTATTGTTATTTTAAGTTTTATTTTCGGTGCGGTACTAACAAGTTTTTTTGGTAATATTTTTCATACAGCAACAATTGTTCTATCCGCGGTTTTTTTGACAATTTCTCTGTTTATCCTCCATACAAAAAAGAATTAA
- the pheT gene encoding phenylalanine--tRNA ligase subunit beta has product MLVSYKWLNEYLDLSQISPKELGDKMSVTGIEVEGIEVPAEGLKKIVVGKVEKCIPHPNSDHLSICQVDIGEEELSQIVCGAPNVKEGIKVIVALPGARIDGNVKIKKGKMRGEVSNGMICSLQELGISENVIPKEFADGIYYLPQDAVVGESVFPYLDLDDSIIELSITPNRADALSMRGVAYEVGAIYNQKPQFENEDLVESNTAASDKIKVRVTDEKDAPAYQIRIIENVKIAPSPQWLQNRLMNEGIRPINNVVDVTNYILLLFGQPLHAFDYAKLGSQEILVRRANEEETLVTLDGEKRKLTQENIVITNGTKPVALAGVMGGLDSEITAETTTVALEAALFDPLSIRLTSKQFNLRSESSARFEKGINKGDITKACDAAAALIAKLAGGTVLNGSVIGSTIPVKDAVVEISLAKINRALGTNLSVPEVGEVFDALQFSYIESDERFTVTIPPRRWDIHIEADIIEEVARIYGYDKIPSTLPSGQTVAGALTKEQLKTREVRNVLEGAGVTEAISYALTTEEKSRQFMMRQSNITRLDWPMTEDRAVLRMNLISGLLDDVAYNVARKNERIALYEIGRVFYQDTDPLKNLPVEENHVAFALSGLWQTKDWHKSGEKVDFFLAKGIVETLLATFGVKDVSFEKTTAMKEMHPGQTAEIYLGSEKIGFVGQIHPTVAKTYDIGATFVAELNLVALLAAEKAPLVYQPISKFPTVTRDIAMVVKEAIANQDVVAAIKTAAGKFLEEVTLFDVYQGTNIKEGYKSLAYSLTFVNTEATLTDEEINKAMEKVTKNLTEKLAAELR; this is encoded by the coding sequence ATGTTAGTTTCTTATAAATGGTTAAATGAATATTTAGACCTTTCTCAAATTTCTCCCAAAGAATTAGGAGATAAAATGTCTGTAACCGGCATTGAAGTAGAAGGTATTGAGGTCCCAGCAGAAGGATTAAAGAAAATTGTCGTAGGAAAAGTAGAAAAATGCATTCCTCATCCTAATTCAGATCACTTGTCTATTTGTCAGGTGGACATTGGTGAAGAAGAGTTGTCTCAAATTGTTTGTGGGGCACCAAATGTCAAAGAAGGAATTAAAGTGATTGTTGCACTACCAGGGGCCCGAATTGACGGCAATGTGAAAATCAAAAAAGGGAAAATGCGTGGCGAAGTTTCAAATGGGATGATTTGTTCTTTACAAGAACTAGGAATTTCTGAAAATGTAATTCCTAAAGAATTTGCAGATGGTATTTATTATCTGCCGCAAGATGCTGTTGTAGGAGAATCGGTTTTTCCATATTTGGATTTAGATGATAGCATCATTGAATTATCTATTACGCCAAATCGCGCAGATGCTTTATCCATGCGAGGAGTAGCCTATGAAGTGGGGGCTATTTATAATCAAAAACCTCAATTTGAAAATGAAGATTTAGTTGAAAGTAATACTGCTGCAAGTGACAAAATAAAAGTTCGCGTCACCGATGAAAAGGATGCACCAGCTTATCAAATTCGGATTATTGAAAATGTGAAAATAGCACCATCTCCACAATGGTTGCAAAATCGCTTGATGAATGAAGGTATTCGGCCAATTAATAATGTTGTTGATGTTACCAACTACATTTTATTATTATTCGGGCAACCCTTGCATGCTTTTGACTATGCTAAATTAGGTAGTCAAGAAATTTTGGTTCGTCGCGCTAATGAAGAAGAAACTCTTGTTACTTTAGATGGTGAAAAACGAAAGTTAACCCAAGAAAATATTGTGATTACAAACGGAACAAAACCAGTAGCTTTAGCGGGAGTAATGGGTGGTTTAGATTCTGAAATTACAGCAGAGACTACCACAGTAGCACTAGAAGCTGCTTTGTTTGATCCATTGTCAATTCGCCTAACATCAAAACAGTTTAATTTACGCAGTGAATCTTCTGCTCGTTTTGAAAAAGGAATTAACAAAGGGGATATCACTAAAGCATGTGACGCAGCGGCTGCATTAATAGCTAAACTTGCTGGAGGAACAGTTTTAAATGGCAGTGTTATTGGTTCAACAATACCAGTAAAAGACGCAGTAGTAGAAATTAGCTTGGCAAAAATTAATCGTGCATTAGGAACGAATCTAAGTGTTCCAGAAGTTGGCGAAGTTTTTGACGCATTACAATTCTCTTATATAGAAAGTGATGAACGTTTTACTGTGACAATTCCGCCACGACGTTGGGATATTCACATTGAGGCAGATATCATTGAAGAAGTCGCACGGATTTATGGCTACGATAAAATTCCAAGTACCTTGCCAAGTGGACAGACTGTCGCTGGAGCTTTAACTAAAGAACAATTAAAAACGCGAGAAGTACGCAACGTTTTAGAAGGTGCTGGTGTAACAGAGGCGATTAGTTATGCCTTGACAACAGAAGAAAAATCACGTCAATTTATGATGCGTCAAAGTAATATTACCCGTTTAGATTGGCCCATGACCGAAGACCGTGCTGTTCTACGAATGAACTTAATTAGTGGCTTGTTAGATGATGTTGCCTACAATGTTGCGCGTAAGAATGAACGGATTGCGTTATATGAAATTGGACGTGTTTTTTATCAAGATACCGATCCATTGAAAAATTTGCCGGTAGAAGAAAATCACGTTGCCTTTGCATTATCTGGTTTGTGGCAAACAAAAGATTGGCATAAATCTGGGGAGAAAGTTGATTTCTTTTTAGCAAAAGGAATTGTCGAAACATTACTCGCTACTTTTGGAGTCAAAGACGTTTCCTTTGAAAAAACTACAGCGATGAAAGAAATGCATCCAGGCCAAACTGCTGAAATTTACCTTGGTTCAGAGAAGATTGGCTTTGTTGGTCAAATACACCCGACAGTTGCCAAAACATATGATATTGGGGCAACCTTTGTAGCTGAGTTGAATTTAGTTGCGTTGTTAGCTGCTGAAAAGGCACCACTTGTTTATCAACCAATTTCTAAATTCCCGACAGTCACTCGTGATATTGCGATGGTAGTAAAAGAAGCAATTGCTAACCAAGACGTTGTGGCGGCGATTAAGACAGCTGCAGGTAAGTTTTTAGAGGAAGTTACATTATTTGATGTTTATCAAGGCACCAATATTAAAGAGGGGTATAAATCATTAGCTTATAGCTTAACTTTTGTAAACACAGAAGCAACTTTAACGGATGAAGAAATTAACAAAGCGATGGAAAAAGTTACGAAAAACTTGACTGAGAAGTTAGCCGCAGAATTACGTTAA
- the pheS gene encoding phenylalanine--tRNA ligase subunit alpha produces MSLQAKLESLKNETLEKIDNVSDLQALNQIRVETLGKKGPITEVLRGMKDLSIEERPKVGSFANEIRDELTQAIEARKQLLEDEALTVALAKESIDVTLPGQQVQKGNRHVLTQIMEEIEDIFIGMGYQVVEGYEVESDHYNFERMNLPKEHPARDMQDTFYISEDILIRTHTSPVQARTMEKHDFSKGPLRMISPGKVFRRDTDDATHSHQFHQIEGLVVDKHVTMGDLKGTLEVMMQKMFGEDRKIRLRPSYFPFTEPSVEVDVSCFKCDGAGCNVCKYTGWIEILGAGMVHPNVLKMSGIDPEEYSGFAFGIGPDRVAMLRYGVNDIRNFYQNDLRFLSQFKGE; encoded by the coding sequence ATGTCTTTACAAGCCAAACTGGAATCATTGAAAAATGAAACCTTGGAAAAAATTGATAACGTCAGTGATTTACAGGCGTTAAATCAAATCCGAGTAGAAACATTGGGCAAAAAAGGTCCAATTACAGAAGTTTTACGCGGAATGAAAGATTTATCAATAGAAGAACGTCCAAAAGTTGGTAGTTTTGCAAATGAAATTCGTGACGAACTAACCCAAGCCATTGAAGCACGTAAACAATTATTGGAAGATGAAGCCTTGACTGTTGCTTTGGCAAAAGAAAGTATTGATGTAACATTACCAGGTCAACAAGTTCAAAAAGGAAACCGCCATGTTTTAACACAAATTATGGAAGAGATTGAAGACATCTTTATTGGTATGGGCTATCAAGTTGTAGAAGGTTATGAAGTTGAAAGTGATCACTATAACTTTGAACGAATGAATTTACCAAAAGAACATCCTGCCCGAGATATGCAAGATACATTTTATATTTCTGAAGATATTTTAATTAGGACCCACACTTCCCCTGTTCAAGCTCGAACAATGGAAAAACATGATTTTTCAAAAGGTCCATTGCGCATGATTTCACCGGGAAAAGTTTTCCGTCGCGATACTGATGATGCTACTCACAGTCATCAATTTCATCAAATTGAAGGTTTAGTTGTTGATAAACATGTGACGATGGGGGATTTAAAAGGTACTTTGGAAGTAATGATGCAAAAAATGTTTGGGGAAGATCGCAAAATACGTTTACGCCCAAGTTATTTTCCTTTTACAGAACCTTCTGTTGAAGTAGATGTTAGCTGTTTTAAATGCGACGGTGCTGGCTGTAATGTGTGCAAATACACTGGCTGGATTGAAATTCTAGGTGCAGGTATGGTGCATCCTAATGTCTTGAAAATGTCTGGAATTGATCCAGAAGAATATTCGGGCTTTGCTTTTGGGATTGGACCAGACCGCGTGGCAATGTTACGTTATGGCGTTAATGATATTCGGAACTTCTATCAAAATGATTTGCGGTTTTTAAGTCAATTCAAAGGAGAGTAA
- a CDS encoding winged helix-turn-helix transcriptional regulator — MEQVVETEFCLCPKFEKAFSILGKKWNGLILDVLLEDGSQRFVDLANKIPEVSDRVLVERLRELDAEGIVVKEDNLYQLTAKGRDLETSLIAVKDWGNKWIDTSECS; from the coding sequence ATGGAACAAGTTGTGGAAACAGAATTTTGTTTATGTCCGAAATTTGAAAAAGCTTTTTCAATTTTGGGGAAAAAATGGAACGGTTTGATTCTCGATGTGTTATTAGAAGATGGGTCCCAGCGTTTTGTTGATTTAGCAAATAAAATTCCAGAAGTAAGCGATCGTGTATTAGTGGAACGCTTGCGGGAACTAGATGCTGAAGGTATTGTAGTCAAAGAAGATAATTTGTATCAGTTGACAGCAAAAGGCCGCGATCTAGAAACAAGTTTGATTGCTGTTAAGGATTGGGGCAATAAATGGATCGATACTTCCGAATGCAGTTGA